One genomic segment of Nonomuraea coxensis DSM 45129 includes these proteins:
- a CDS encoding Gfo/Idh/MocA family protein — translation MEDLRIGVIGLGLRTSLALHAHRPGRGSVVTALCDSDPAVLKSQSARFEADVLAEDHRELLDRPDLDAVIVNTPDDTHERIAIDCLEAGKAVYLEKPMAITVEGCDAVLRAARRTGTRLYVGHNMRHMGVVRLMRDIIRKGVIGEPKTVWVRHFVGYGGDYYFKDWHADRTRTTGLLLQKAAHDLDVVHWLAGGYTTRVNALGDLMVYGDLPRRAPGTPRPGNWLREYEWPPTARRDLHHIVDVEDVSVMNMRLDNGVIAAYQQCHFSPDYVRNYTVIGTEGRLENFGDGPGDTVKVWNTGPTGYRDDCDIAYKVPRAEGSHGGADAEIIAEFRRFVQEGGATDTSPVAARMSVAAGYMATMSLRDGGMPYDVPPLDPGLAAYFANGQSEPA, via the coding sequence GTGGAAGACCTGCGCATCGGAGTCATCGGCCTCGGCCTGCGGACGAGCCTCGCGCTGCACGCGCACCGTCCCGGCCGCGGTTCGGTCGTGACCGCGCTCTGCGACTCCGACCCCGCGGTGCTCAAGAGCCAGTCGGCCCGCTTCGAGGCGGACGTCCTCGCCGAGGATCACCGCGAGCTGCTCGACCGGCCCGACCTCGACGCCGTCATCGTCAACACCCCCGACGACACCCACGAGCGCATCGCCATCGACTGCCTGGAGGCCGGCAAGGCCGTCTACCTGGAGAAGCCGATGGCGATCACCGTGGAGGGCTGCGACGCCGTCCTGCGCGCCGCCCGCCGCACCGGCACCCGCCTGTACGTCGGCCACAACATGCGCCACATGGGCGTGGTCCGGCTGATGCGCGACATCATCCGCAAGGGCGTCATCGGCGAGCCGAAGACCGTCTGGGTGCGCCACTTCGTCGGCTACGGCGGCGACTACTACTTCAAGGACTGGCACGCCGACCGCACCCGCACCACCGGCCTGCTGCTGCAGAAGGCGGCCCACGACCTCGACGTCGTCCACTGGCTGGCCGGCGGCTACACCACCCGGGTCAACGCCCTCGGCGACCTCATGGTCTACGGTGACCTGCCGCGCCGCGCCCCTGGCACCCCGCGGCCCGGCAACTGGCTGCGCGAGTACGAGTGGCCCCCCACCGCCCGCCGCGACCTGCACCACATCGTGGACGTCGAGGACGTCTCCGTCATGAACATGCGCCTGGACAACGGCGTCATCGCCGCCTACCAGCAGTGCCACTTCTCGCCCGACTACGTGCGCAACTACACCGTCATCGGCACGGAGGGGCGGCTGGAGAACTTCGGCGACGGGCCCGGCGACACGGTCAAGGTCTGGAACACCGGGCCGACCGGCTACCGGGACGACTGCGACATCGCGTACAAGGTGCCGCGGGCCGAAGGGTCGCACGGCGGCGCGGACGCCGAGATCATCGCCGAGTTCCGCAGGTTCGTCCAGGAGGGCGGGGCGACCGACACCTCGCCGGTGGCGGCGCGCATGAGCGTGGCGGCCGGCTACATGGCGACGATGTCGCTGCGCGACGGCGGCATGCCGTACGACGTGCCGCCGCTCGATCCCGGCCTGGCCGCCTACTTCGCCAACGGGCAGAGCGAGCCCGCCTGA
- a CDS encoding LysR family transcriptional regulator: MIDTRRLRTLRAVADHGTVTAAAAALHLTPSAVSQQLVALEHEVGHRLFTRDGRGVRLTAVGRIMLGHANEVLAQLERARADVAAYTAGEAGEVTVACFATAISAVLSPAIAALRASAPGIQVRVLDAEGDQGLAMLLDSEADLAVAVEYRGAPDAADRRLSRLPLYAEPFDLVLPRGHPLADSATLVSLAGERWIGPYPGNPVHDVITFACQQAGFTPNVAHCSDDFRAVVALVGAGAGVALVPRLALRDMAPAGVVVRRTPGPAERRVFAAVRRGADSHPVVRPVLAALREVASSIGGTPPDPS, from the coding sequence GTGATAGACACGCGGCGGCTGCGCACGCTCCGTGCCGTGGCCGACCACGGCACGGTCACCGCCGCCGCGGCCGCGCTGCACCTCACGCCGTCGGCCGTGTCGCAGCAGCTCGTGGCGCTGGAGCACGAGGTGGGGCACCGGCTGTTCACCCGCGACGGGCGCGGCGTGCGCCTCACCGCGGTCGGCCGGATCATGCTCGGGCACGCCAACGAGGTGCTGGCCCAGCTCGAACGGGCCCGCGCGGACGTGGCCGCGTACACCGCGGGAGAGGCCGGCGAGGTCACCGTGGCCTGCTTCGCCACGGCGATCAGCGCCGTGCTCTCCCCCGCGATCGCGGCGCTGCGCGCGAGCGCGCCCGGCATCCAGGTGCGGGTGCTCGACGCCGAGGGCGACCAGGGGCTCGCCATGCTGCTGGACTCCGAGGCCGACCTCGCGGTCGCGGTCGAGTACCGCGGGGCGCCCGACGCCGCCGACCGGCGGCTGTCCCGGCTGCCGCTGTACGCCGAGCCGTTCGACCTGGTGCTGCCCCGCGGCCATCCGCTCGCGGACTCGGCCACGCTGGTGTCGCTGGCCGGCGAACGGTGGATCGGGCCCTATCCCGGCAACCCGGTGCACGACGTGATCACGTTCGCCTGCCAGCAGGCGGGCTTCACGCCCAACGTCGCCCACTGCTCCGACGACTTCCGCGCCGTGGTGGCGCTGGTCGGGGCGGGGGCGGGGGTGGCGCTCGTGCCCCGGCTGGCGCTGCGGGACATGGCGCCCGCCGGCGTCGTCGTACGCCGTACGCCGGGGCCGGCCGAGCGCCGCGTCTTCGCGGCCGTGCGCCGGGGGGCCGACTCGCATCCGGTCGTCCGGCCGGTGCTGGCGGCGTTGCGGGAGGTGGCGTCCTCGATCGGCGGCACCCCGCCCGACCCGTCCTGA
- a CDS encoding YfjP family GTPase, with translation MKLLRRKEGPSLDTRVSALLEAATLGEGRLPEEAVAAARAVAERAGARTGLSLDHTVAALAGATGSGKSSLYNALAGEELAAVGVTRPTTSTAQAALWDGEGAGPLLDWLDVPHRHSAADADGSGLVLLDLPDHDSIRLSHRLEVDRLVELVDLLVWVVDPQKYADAALHERYLRPLAGHRDVMLVVLNQVDRLPPQAVERCVGDLRRLLEGDGLADVPVLAVSARTGEGMAVLRSVLGERVAARRSWAARLGADVAAAAAHLGVAEGEGKGLDKGVDKGLRAALARAAGVPLVVAAVAKGHRHRAVVATGWPVTRWLRRFRPDPLRRLRLGMTASPDARPQLPTPEETEGIVGRTSVPGASAVQRAQVEIALRDVGASAAAGLPAPWAAAVRHAARSHAAELTDAVDRAIAMTSLDATRRPRWWSAVNALQWLVFAAMLAGGLWLGVLFGMDYLRLPQPPLPTAGPVPWPTVLLAGGALAGVLVALVSRLLAWLGGRRRARRTGKALRTAIAEVSDRLVLEPVREELDRHARFTEALRLARADV, from the coding sequence GTGAAGCTGCTGCGGCGCAAGGAGGGGCCGTCCCTCGACACGCGGGTGAGCGCGCTGCTGGAGGCGGCCACGCTCGGCGAGGGCCGGCTGCCGGAGGAGGCGGTGGCCGCCGCGCGGGCCGTCGCCGAACGGGCGGGAGCGCGTACCGGCCTGTCCCTCGACCACACCGTGGCCGCGCTGGCCGGGGCGACCGGCAGCGGCAAGTCGTCCCTGTACAACGCGCTGGCGGGGGAGGAGCTGGCGGCGGTCGGCGTCACCCGGCCCACGACCTCGACCGCGCAGGCGGCGCTCTGGGACGGCGAGGGGGCGGGCCCGCTGCTCGACTGGCTGGACGTCCCGCACCGCCACTCGGCCGCGGACGCGGACGGGTCGGGGCTCGTCCTGCTGGACCTGCCCGACCACGACTCCATCAGGCTCTCGCACCGGCTGGAGGTGGACCGCCTGGTCGAGCTGGTGGACCTGCTGGTGTGGGTGGTGGATCCGCAGAAGTACGCCGACGCGGCGCTGCACGAGCGCTACCTGCGTCCGCTGGCCGGGCACCGGGACGTGATGCTGGTGGTGCTCAACCAGGTCGACCGGCTGCCGCCGCAGGCCGTCGAACGCTGCGTCGGCGACCTGCGGCGGCTGCTGGAGGGCGACGGGCTGGCGGACGTCCCTGTGCTGGCCGTCTCGGCGCGTACCGGTGAGGGCATGGCCGTGCTGCGGAGCGTGCTCGGCGAGCGGGTCGCGGCCCGCCGGTCGTGGGCGGCCCGCCTGGGCGCCGACGTCGCCGCGGCGGCCGCGCACCTGGGCGTCGCCGAGGGCGAGGGCAAGGGGCTGGACAAAGGGGTGGACAAGGGGCTCAGGGCGGCGCTCGCGCGGGCGGCCGGGGTGCCGCTGGTGGTGGCGGCCGTGGCCAAGGGGCACCGGCACCGGGCGGTGGTCGCGACCGGGTGGCCGGTCACCCGCTGGCTGCGGCGCTTCCGCCCCGATCCGCTGCGCCGGCTCCGCCTGGGGATGACGGCGTCCCCGGACGCGCGCCCCCAGCTCCCCACGCCGGAGGAGACGGAGGGGATCGTCGGGCGGACGTCCGTGCCGGGCGCGTCCGCCGTGCAGCGGGCGCAGGTCGAGATCGCGCTCAGGGACGTCGGCGCGTCCGCCGCCGCCGGCCTGCCCGCCCCCTGGGCGGCGGCGGTGCGGCACGCGGCGCGCTCCCACGCCGCCGAGCTGACCGACGCGGTGGACCGGGCGATCGCCATGACCTCGCTGGATGCGACCCGCCGCCCCCGCTGGTGGAGCGCGGTGAACGCGCTGCAGTGGCTGGTGTTCGCGGCCATGCTGGCGGGCGGGCTCTGGCTGGGGGTGCTGTTCGGGATGGACTACCTGCGCCTGCCGCAGCCGCCGCTCCCCACCGCGGGGCCGGTCCCGTGGCCGACGGTGCTGCTGGCGGGCGGGGCGCTGGCGGGGGTGCTGGTGGCGCTGGTGTCCCGGCTGCTGGCCTGGCTGGGTGGTCGCCGCCGCGCCCGCCGTACGGGGAAGGCGTTGCGGACGGCCATCGCGGAGGTGAGCGATCGGCTCGTGCTGGAGCCCGTACGGGAGGAGCTGGACCGGCACGCCCGCTTCACCGAGGCGCTCCGCCTGGCCCGCGCCGACGTGTGA
- the tdh gene encoding L-threonine 3-dehydrogenase: protein MKALVKEKAEPGLWLVDVPEPEVGPGEVKIRVLRTGICGTDLHIRKYDDWARHTLKLPLVAGHEFSGHVVEVAPGVEDVAVGDLVSGEGHLVCGKCRNCMAGRRHLCRNTIGLGVNRDGAFAEYVTLPATNVWVHRTPVDPDIAAIFDPFGNAVHTALSFPLVGEDVLITGAGPIGLMAAAVATHVGARNVMITDVSDERLELAGKLGVSLALNVSRSSMEEGMSRLHMREGFDVGLEMSGNPAAMREMIAHMTHGGKIAMLGLPAEEFAIDWATVVTSMITIKGIYGREMFETWYNMSVLLEKGLDLSPVITHRFGYRDFEAAFDTAAGGRTGKVILDWSA, encoded by the coding sequence ATGAAAGCGCTGGTCAAGGAGAAGGCCGAGCCCGGTCTGTGGCTGGTGGACGTCCCGGAGCCGGAGGTGGGGCCCGGCGAGGTGAAGATCCGGGTGCTGCGCACCGGCATCTGCGGCACCGACCTGCACATCCGCAAGTACGACGACTGGGCCAGGCACACGCTGAAGCTGCCCCTCGTCGCCGGGCACGAGTTCAGCGGCCACGTGGTCGAGGTGGCGCCCGGCGTCGAGGACGTCGCCGTCGGCGACCTGGTCAGCGGCGAGGGTCACCTGGTCTGCGGCAAGTGCCGCAACTGCATGGCCGGCCGCCGCCACCTGTGCCGCAACACCATCGGCCTCGGGGTCAACAGGGACGGCGCGTTCGCCGAGTACGTCACCCTCCCCGCCACCAACGTGTGGGTGCACCGCACCCCGGTCGACCCGGACATCGCGGCCATCTTCGACCCGTTCGGCAACGCCGTGCACACCGCGCTGTCCTTCCCCCTGGTCGGCGAGGACGTCCTGATCACCGGCGCCGGCCCGATCGGCCTGATGGCGGCGGCCGTCGCCACCCACGTGGGCGCGCGCAACGTGATGATCACCGACGTCAGCGACGAGCGGCTCGAACTCGCCGGCAAGCTCGGCGTCTCGCTCGCGCTCAACGTCTCCCGCTCCTCCATGGAGGAGGGCATGAGCAGGCTCCACATGCGCGAGGGCTTCGACGTGGGGCTGGAGATGTCCGGCAACCCGGCGGCGATGCGCGAGATGATCGCGCACATGACGCACGGCGGCAAGATCGCCATGCTCGGGCTGCCCGCCGAGGAGTTCGCGATCGACTGGGCCACGGTCGTCACCTCCATGATCACCATCAAGGGGATCTACGGCAGGGAGATGTTCGAGACCTGGTACAACATGTCGGTCCTGCTGGAGAAGGGGCTCGACCTCTCCCCCGTCATCACCCACAGGTTCGGCTACCGCGACTTCGAGGCGGCCTTCGACACGGCCGCCGGAGGCCGCACCGGCAAGGTCATTCTGGATTGGAGCGCTTGA
- a CDS encoding ROK family transcriptional regulator, whose translation MRQQSGDASLLRRLNSAAILRVLREVDVATLSELARAAGVSRPTAEVIVDDLIAEGWAEEWTEDQGDRQRGRPARRFRFRSAAGHVLGVGIGGSSLRAMVADLAGTVVASRCVPSHRHLTAAERLDAVAALAVETAGRAGLTLEGLAAAGVGTTGTVDAAGRVVKSVALDDWTGLDLRGELARRLPVPVLVDNDMRLAVLAEHWRGAARGRSDVVYLFTGDRIGMGLLVGGRPHRGAHAAGGEIGSQPNDNWTAFRHVIDYAMAAEPGELRSMRQSADFAIGRARAGEEKAALAVRELARGLAAGLVTVVNPLDPEMVVIGGALASAGDLLVEPVREVFERHCLYPPEVVASDLGDDCIAVGAVRLALDHADEHLFK comes from the coding sequence GTGCGACAGCAGAGCGGCGACGCCTCCCTCCTGCGCAGGCTCAACTCGGCGGCGATCCTGCGCGTGCTGCGCGAGGTGGACGTCGCCACGCTGTCCGAGCTGGCCAGGGCCGCCGGGGTGTCGCGGCCGACGGCCGAGGTCATCGTGGACGACCTGATCGCCGAGGGCTGGGCCGAGGAGTGGACCGAGGACCAGGGCGACCGGCAGCGCGGGCGGCCGGCCCGGCGGTTCAGGTTCCGGTCGGCGGCCGGGCACGTGCTCGGCGTCGGCATCGGCGGCTCCAGCCTGCGGGCCATGGTGGCCGACCTCGCGGGCACGGTGGTGGCCTCCCGCTGCGTGCCGAGCCACCGGCACCTGACCGCGGCCGAGCGGCTGGACGCGGTGGCCGCGCTGGCCGTGGAGACCGCCGGACGCGCGGGCCTCACGCTGGAGGGACTGGCCGCCGCCGGTGTGGGCACCACCGGCACCGTGGACGCCGCGGGCCGGGTGGTCAAGAGCGTCGCGCTGGACGACTGGACGGGGCTCGACCTGCGCGGCGAGCTGGCCCGCCGGCTGCCCGTCCCGGTGCTGGTGGACAACGACATGCGCCTCGCGGTGCTGGCCGAGCACTGGCGCGGCGCGGCGCGGGGCCGCTCCGACGTGGTCTACCTGTTCACCGGCGACCGCATCGGCATGGGCCTGCTGGTCGGCGGCCGGCCGCACCGGGGCGCGCACGCGGCCGGGGGCGAGATCGGCTCCCAGCCCAACGACAACTGGACGGCGTTCCGTCACGTCATCGACTACGCGATGGCGGCCGAGCCGGGGGAGCTGCGCTCGATGCGGCAGAGCGCCGACTTCGCGATCGGCCGGGCCCGCGCGGGCGAGGAGAAGGCCGCGCTGGCCGTGCGCGAGCTGGCCCGCGGCCTCGCGGCGGGCCTGGTCACCGTGGTCAACCCGCTCGACCCCGAGATGGTGGTCATCGGCGGCGCGCTGGCCTCGGCCGGCGACCTGCTGGTGGAGCCGGTACGCGAGGTCTTCGAGCGGCATTGCCTCTATCCGCCCGAGGTCGTGGCCTCGGACCTGGGCGACGACTGCATCGCGGTCGGCGCGGTCCGCCTGGCTCTCGACCACGCCGACGAGCACCTTTTTAAGTAG
- a CDS encoding response regulator transcription factor: MVVDDEPSIRDLLSASLRFSGFEVLTAADGQEAVEVAERASPDLVVLDVMLPDLDGLEVAKRIDAPVLFLTARDATEDKIAGLRVGDDYVTKPFSLEEVQARIRAVLRRTRAEGVAATRLKVADLELDEDSREVWRGGRQVRLSPTEFKLLHYFMVNAGRVLSKAQILDHVWNYDFGGDAGVVESYVSYLRRKVDDVEPRLIHTLRSVGYVLREPPSAP; encoded by the coding sequence ATGGTGGTGGACGACGAACCCAGCATCAGGGACCTGCTCTCCGCCAGCCTGCGCTTCTCCGGGTTCGAGGTCCTGACCGCCGCCGACGGTCAGGAGGCCGTCGAGGTCGCCGAACGCGCCTCGCCCGACCTCGTCGTGCTCGACGTGATGCTCCCCGACCTCGACGGCCTGGAGGTCGCCAAGCGGATCGACGCGCCCGTGCTCTTCCTCACCGCCCGCGACGCCACCGAGGACAAGATCGCGGGCCTGCGGGTGGGCGACGACTACGTGACCAAGCCGTTCAGCCTGGAGGAGGTGCAGGCCCGCATCCGGGCCGTGCTGCGCCGCACCCGCGCCGAGGGCGTGGCCGCCACCCGGCTCAAGGTCGCCGACCTGGAGCTGGACGAGGACTCCCGCGAGGTCTGGCGCGGCGGCCGTCAGGTGCGCCTGTCGCCGACGGAGTTCAAGCTGCTGCACTACTTCATGGTCAACGCCGGGCGGGTGCTGTCGAAGGCGCAGATCCTCGACCACGTCTGGAACTACGACTTCGGCGGCGACGCCGGGGTGGTCGAGTCGTACGTATCCTACCTGCGGCGCAAGGTGGACGACGTCGAGCCGCGGCTCATCCACACCCTGCGCAGCGTCGGCTACGTGCTCCGCGAGCCGCCGTCCGCCCCCTGA
- a CDS encoding glycine C-acetyltransferase translates to MFTNVRGQLRATLDEIAEAGLLKPERVITTPQSAQVGVAGREVLNFCANNYLGLADHPEVVAAAKEALDRWGFGMASVRFICGTQEVHKELESRLSDFLGMEDSVLYSSCFDANGGVFETLLDAQDAVISDALNHASIIDGIRLSKAQRLRYANRDMAELEARLKEASEARRRLIVTDGVFSMDGYVAPLREICDLADRYDAMVMVDDSHAVGFVGPTGRGTPELHGVTDRVDIITGTLGKALGGASGGYVAARAEICELLRQRSRPYLFSNSLAPVIAAASLRILDLLETTSEARERLRANTARFRAAMTEAGFDILPGDHPIVPVMIGDAAEAGAMAERLLDLGIYVVGFSYPVVPHGQARIRVQLSAAHREEDVDRAVAAFVRARG, encoded by the coding sequence ATGTTCACCAACGTGCGCGGGCAGCTGCGGGCGACCCTCGACGAGATCGCCGAGGCCGGGCTGCTCAAGCCCGAGCGGGTGATCACCACCCCGCAGAGCGCCCAGGTCGGCGTGGCCGGGCGCGAGGTGCTCAACTTCTGCGCCAACAACTACCTGGGCCTCGCCGACCACCCCGAGGTGGTCGCGGCGGCCAAGGAGGCGCTGGACCGGTGGGGGTTCGGCATGGCCTCCGTACGCTTCATCTGCGGCACCCAGGAGGTGCACAAGGAGCTGGAGTCCCGGCTGTCGGACTTCCTCGGCATGGAGGACTCCGTCCTCTACAGCTCGTGCTTCGACGCCAACGGCGGCGTCTTCGAGACCCTCCTCGACGCCCAGGACGCGGTCATCTCCGACGCGCTCAACCACGCCAGCATCATCGACGGCATCCGCCTGTCGAAGGCCCAGCGCCTGCGCTACGCCAACCGCGACATGGCCGAGCTGGAGGCCCGGCTGAAGGAGGCGTCGGAGGCCCGGCGGCGGCTCATCGTCACCGACGGCGTCTTCTCCATGGACGGCTACGTCGCCCCGCTGCGCGAGATCTGCGACCTCGCCGACCGCTACGACGCCATGGTCATGGTGGACGACTCGCACGCCGTCGGCTTCGTCGGCCCCACCGGCCGCGGCACGCCGGAGCTGCACGGCGTCACCGACCGCGTGGACATCATCACCGGCACGCTCGGCAAGGCGCTCGGCGGGGCCAGCGGCGGCTACGTCGCGGCCCGCGCGGAGATCTGCGAGCTGCTGCGCCAGCGCTCGCGCCCCTACCTGTTCTCCAACTCCCTCGCGCCCGTCATCGCCGCCGCGTCGCTGCGCATCCTCGACCTGCTGGAGACCACCAGCGAGGCCCGCGAACGGCTGCGCGCCAACACCGCCCGCTTCCGCGCCGCGATGACCGAGGCCGGCTTCGACATCCTGCCCGGCGACCACCCGATCGTGCCCGTCATGATCGGCGACGCGGCCGAGGCGGGCGCGATGGCCGAGCGCCTGCTCGACCTCGGGATCTACGTCGTCGGGTTCTCGTACCCGGTGGTGCCGCACGGGCAGGCGCGGATCCGGGTGCAGCTCTCGGCCGCGCACCGCGAGGAGGACGTCGACCGGGCGGTGGCCGCCTTCGTGCGGGCGCGCGGCTGA